Proteins found in one Ovis aries strain OAR_USU_Benz2616 breed Rambouillet chromosome 19, ARS-UI_Ramb_v3.0, whole genome shotgun sequence genomic segment:
- the HYAL1 gene encoding hyaluronidase-1, whose translation MRPFSPEVSLHLPWAMAAHLLPVCTLFLNLLSMTQGSRDPVVPNQPFTTIWNANTEWCMKKHGVDVDISIFDVVTNPGQTFRGPNMTIFYSSQLGTYPYYTSAGEPVFGGLPQNASLNVHLAHTFQDILAAMPEPHFSGLAVIDWEAWRPRWAFNWDTKDIYRQRSQALVQKQHPDWSASQVEAAAQEQFEGAAEEWMAGTLKLGQALRPQGLWGFYNFPECYNYDFKSPNYTGQCPPNIRAQNDQLRWLWAQSCALYPSIYLPAALEGTKKAQMYVQHRVAEAFRVVAGAGDPKLPVLPYMQLFYDMTNHFLSPEELEHSLGESAAQGAAGVVLWVSWANTSTKESCQAIKEYVETTLGPSILNVTSGARLCSQVLCSGHGRCARRPSYPKARLILSSTSFSIKPTPGGGPLTLQGALSLGDRLRMAVEFECRCYRGWRGTRCEQWGLW comes from the exons ATGAGGCCTTTCAGCCCTGAG GTTTCCCTACACCTGCCCTGGGCTATGGCAGCCCACTTGCTTCCTGTCTGCACCCTCTTCCTGAACTTGCTCAGCATGACCCAAGGCTCCCGGGACCCTGTGGTACCCAACCAGCCCTTCACCACCATCTGGAACGCCAACACCGAGTGGTGTATGAAGAAACACGGCGTGGATGTAGACATCAGTATCTTTGATGTGGTGACCAACCCAGGGCAGACCTTCCGTGGCCCTAACATGACCATTTTCTACAGCTCCCAGCTGGGTACCTACCCTTACTATACATCTGCTGGGGAGCCTGTGTTTGGTGGCCTGCCCCAGAATGCCAGCCTGAATGTCCACCTGGCCCACACATTCCAGGACATCCTGGCTGCCATGCCTGAGCCTCACTTCTCAGGGCTGGCAGTCATTGACTGGGAGGCATGGCGCCCGCGCTGGGCCTTCAACTGGGACACCAAGGACATTTACCGGCAGCGCTCACAGGCATTGGTACAGAAGCAGCACCCAGACTGGTCAGCTTCTCAGGTGGAGGCCGCAGCTCAGGAGCAGTTCGAGGGGGCTGCAGAGGAGTGGATGGCAGGTACCCTCAAGCTGGGACAAGCACTGCGGCCTCAGGGCCTCTGGGGCTTCTATAATTTCCCTGAGTGCTACAACTATGACTTTAAAAGTCCCAACTATACCGGCCAGTGTCCACCAAACATCCGTGCCCAGAATGACCAGCTCAGGTGGCTGTGGGCCCAGAGCTGTGCCCTCTACCCCAGCATCTACCTGCCCGCAGCACTGGAGGGCACGAAGAAGGCACAGATGTACGTGCAGCACCGTGTGGCTGAGGCATTCCGTGTGGTGGCGGGTGCTGGGGACCCCAAGCTGCCGGTGCTGCCCTACATGCAGCTCTTCTACGACATGACTAACCACTTTCTGTCTCCG GAGGAGCTGGAACACAGCCTGGGGGAGAGTGCAGCCCAGGGTGCAGCGGGAGTGGTGCTCTGGGTGAGCTGGGCGAACACAAGCACCAAG GAATCATGCCAGGCCATCAAGGAGTATGTGGAGACGACACTGGGACCCTCCATCCTGAATGTGACCAGCGGGGCTCGTCTGTGCAGTCAGGTCCTATGCTCCGGCCATGGCCGTTGTGCCCGGCGCCCCAGTTACCCCAAGGCCCGTCTCATCCTCAGCTCCACCAGTTTTTCCATCAAGCCTACGCCTGGTGGTGGGCCCCTGACCCTACAAGGTGCCCTCTCACTCGGGGATCGGTTGCGGATGGCAGTGGAGTTCGAATGTCGCTGCTACCGTGGGTGGAGGGGGACCCGGTGTGA